Part of the Candidatus Roizmanbacteria bacterium CG_4_9_14_0_2_um_filter_38_17 genome is shown below.
TTAGATTTAATAACGTAGTTTCCGATAAATAGTTCCTCCGAGCTAGTTTTTTGCTCAAAATAATCAGCTATAACTAGTTTTAGCTTCCCACTAAAAACTTTTTCTTGCTCCACAAGACCTAAGTCTGTTAATTTCCGGGGTAAAGCTGATGTCTCTTGACTGTTTAGTACGTGCTGAAAAAAGGTGTCTGAATTTTGCTCAATGGTCTTGATTAGTAGCTCTTTGCGATCTGTGGCTACATCTACTGAATCATTAGTGTCTGAAGTTTGGACTAATAACTCTTTCAGTTCATTTAGCTCACTTGATGTTGATTTGGCCTGAACAATATTAAGCTTTAATGGCAAAATCATTACTATCGTTAGTAGTAGGCTAGTTATTAGAATACTGACAAAGAAAACTCCTGCCTTTTTAATAAGAAAAAATGCTAACTTCACGTGAGTATCATCTCAAAATACCCAGACAATATCAACCATGAGTCTTATACAACCAATAGACAATATCGAGGGTTTAGATGTATTGTACTTTAATCTCCTTGATATTTTTAATTTTCTTATCGGCGGTGATAAATAGCTGAGTATTTGTTGCCAGCGCTGTGGCAAGATGGATTGCGTCTGGAGTCTTAAGATTGTATTTTGCTCGCAGTTCGGCTGATAAAATACTTATTTCCCTTGTTAGTGGTATAAATTCCAGCCCAGGAATATGATCATCCAGATACTTATATATTCTTGCTAACTCAAGCTGTTTTTCTTTTATTGGAGCAACTAATAACTCCGTAATAAGCAAAGTGGAAGCAATAATCGTGGTTTGTTGCTGTACTAAGTCAAGAAATATTTGCTCAGAGTCTGCTGCAAAACGTGGATTGTTCTCAAACAGATAAATATAGATACTTGTATCTAAATATACTCTATCTACTTCATTTATTGATTTTCTTGCTTCCATGCATTACGCTCACTTGAAAGATACTTGGCTCCTCCACCGTATTGCTTATAGAGATTGCCTGCAATTCCACGCAACGACTTTATTGTTTTGACCGTAGGAACGGTTATAATAATTTGTAAAGACCCTTGAACCCTTTCTTCTATATCCCATCTTAGCTCGTCGCCAGACTTAATTGCGAGTTGCTTGCGGATGAAAGCTGGTACACTTGTCTGACCCTGTGGTGATACTTTAGATATCAACATATGCTTTAATTATAGCAATTTGCTTTAAGTATGTCAACGATACATCACTGGTTTTGAGGTGGGAATGACAGAGAGGGCAATCCTGTGCTCGTTGGAATCAATTGTATCCACCTGAACAGTGACCTTATCTCCCACGTCTGGCTCTTGCCCTGATGGGATGTTGGAGATATGAGCTAAGCCTTCGATGCCTTTTTCAAGCTCAATAAATACACCGTATGCCGTCTCGCGAGTTACCACTCCTTTGACCATGTCTCCTTTTTTAAGCTTCTTGGCTATTTTAATCCAGGGATCTTCGGTGGTTTGTTTAATAGAGAGGTTTAGCTTAGCTTCGCGCTCATCTTTCTCAAGCACCTTGACCTTGATGTCGTCACCTTCAGAGAAGTAGTCAGCGGGATCTTCAACCTTCTCCCAGGCAATCTCGGAGATATGGACCAAACCTTCAAGAATAACTTCATCTTTCTTTGATTTAGGATTAATACGAACAAACAGACCAAACGGCACAACTCCCTCAACAATTGCATCAAGCACATCTCCAGCTTTAATAGTTTTTAGAACTTTACGCTTGGCAGCAATTTCTTCTTTTCTGGTAACTAACATCTGGGAAACTACAAAACGATTTTGCTCACGGTCTAGCTCTAGAATTTTAACTTCCATCTCACGTCCGCGTAAACTTGCGGGGTTTTCCTGAAACTCGGGATCGATATGACTTGGGGGAATGTATCCCTTGATGGTTTTGTAATCAATAAGGATGCCCCCATTAACTACGTCGCGAACCATGACAGTAATTTTTTCACTATCTTTATATGCCTGTGTTAAGCCTTTCCAGCGATGATCAAACGTAAAGCGTTTTAGTGATACAACCACACGTCCTTCCCTGTTTTCCTCAGAAATAATTCTACCAAATACTTTGTCCCCTACTTTGAAGTCTTGAAAAAGATCGCTGAGTTCTTCCAATTCCTTGTGCCCTACAACAGCATTGGCCTTTCCTCCAATATCAATTAAAACTTCCTTTGGTTGAATAGAAGAAAGGGTTCCTTCTATCATTTCTCCCAAGGAATACTTAGGGATATTGTACTTTTCTCCCTTTAGAAGATCCGCCATGGTAGTTGGCGTTTTTGATGGCTCCTTAGTCTGTTTGACTTGTGGTGTTTTGGCTTTGGACAATTTGAGTTCCAGCTCCTTTCATTTGTTTCATGGTTTACCTATGTTTCATAGTTTACCTATTATGAGAGTAATTATATCTTGAGAGTAATAGAATTACAAATACCTGTTTATGCTGTGAATCTGCTACAATCAGGATGTGCTACGCATAAGACTACAGCAACTACATAAATTTCTCTTTTATGTGTTGATATTGTTAATCCCGGTACAGCTTGGTAAGCATTTCTGGCCAGATTTTGCATTTATTAATGGCATTAGGATAGATTATTTGGCCCCTACTGTATATTTAACAGATATATTAATAGGCCTTATGCTACTCTCCTGGCTAA
Proteins encoded:
- a CDS encoding VapC toxin family PIN domain ribonuclease, which codes for MEARKSINEVDRVYLDTSIYIYLFENNPRFAADSEQIFLDLVQQQTTIIASTLLITELLVAPIKEKQLELARIYKYLDDHIPGLEFIPLTREISILSAELRAKYNLKTPDAIHLATALATNTQLFITADKKIKNIKEIKVQYI